Proteins from a genomic interval of Actinoalloteichus hymeniacidonis:
- a CDS encoding FCD domain-containing protein, with amino-acid sequence MAIGSIDKADRYRRLALEIARTDAERAKKDEEHASLLELVVAGDVEGAAAVMREHIDTILSAQAARRPTRPD; translated from the coding sequence ATGGCCATCGGATCGATCGACAAGGCCGACCGCTATCGCAGGCTCGCATTGGAGATCGCGCGCACCGACGCCGAACGCGCCAAGAAGGACGAGGAGCACGCGAGCCTGTTGGAGCTGGTCGTCGCAGGTGACGTGGAAGGCGCGGCGGCGGTCATGCGCGAGCACATCGACACCATTCTCAGCGCGCAGGCCGCCAGAAGGCCGACCCGACCGGACTGA
- a CDS encoding BNR repeat-containing protein: MGRNAAGTRVLVAVVAISLTIPGPALSASTTAQAPPPNAVRLGDRILDPAGQARISYEGTVNAASYQQDGLLTYDGKQYAAWYHADGRVVVSRRDLPNDRWASIELDGFLDADDSHNTISMVVSPSDERLHLAIGTHGGPTLYARSLPGLAASDSDLPWSSRSFEPTGSTLPGAIGAPTEWTYPQFEVQEDTTLLTYREGSTSNGRQVLLRYRDDAEGGWEFLDRFTDSVGTYRSPFGTSSSRYAYLHGFAVNPISGELQISWSWREQTDAWCSPSGLGNHDIGYASSPDGGMTWHNNEGQVIGRTGTDDLITVYDPHVVVDVAINRGLINQEAQTFDGSGRIHVMTSQFTDSDLAAIGGCHTATYEQRAEYARPFHHWRDEDGDWHTTILPFYSNSAGRTKLLFDRHDTAYLVLPDARIAAATSAAEWTDWRIVFEAEDVDPIAELIVDRQRLDHDGVLSVAYVERGEPNAPSAFRVADFRIRPGGRPVDKENEPEAPPVPYEGSAGG; the protein is encoded by the coding sequence TTGGGCAGAAACGCAGCAGGCACCCGTGTTCTCGTCGCCGTGGTCGCGATCTCGCTGACCATTCCCGGCCCGGCCCTGTCCGCCAGCACCACAGCGCAGGCGCCGCCACCCAATGCCGTTCGGCTCGGGGATCGGATTCTCGATCCGGCCGGGCAAGCCCGGATCAGCTACGAGGGCACCGTCAACGCCGCGAGCTACCAACAGGACGGGCTGCTCACCTACGACGGCAAGCAGTACGCGGCCTGGTATCACGCGGACGGCCGAGTCGTGGTCTCCCGACGTGACCTGCCGAACGACCGCTGGGCCAGCATCGAACTCGACGGTTTCCTGGACGCCGACGACTCGCACAACACCATCTCCATGGTGGTCAGCCCGAGCGACGAGCGGCTGCATCTGGCGATCGGCACCCACGGCGGGCCCACGCTCTACGCCCGTAGCCTGCCCGGTCTGGCTGCCTCGGACAGCGATCTGCCGTGGTCCTCGCGTTCGTTCGAGCCCACCGGCAGCACGCTGCCGGGTGCGATCGGCGCCCCGACGGAATGGACCTATCCGCAGTTCGAGGTGCAGGAGGACACGACGCTGCTGACCTACCGGGAGGGCTCGACCAGCAACGGCCGACAGGTGCTGCTGCGTTATCGCGACGACGCCGAGGGCGGTTGGGAGTTCTTGGACCGGTTCACCGACAGCGTCGGCACCTACCGCAGCCCGTTCGGCACGAGTTCGAGCCGCTACGCCTACCTGCACGGGTTCGCAGTCAACCCGATCAGCGGCGAACTGCAGATCTCCTGGTCATGGCGGGAGCAGACCGACGCCTGGTGCTCGCCTTCGGGGCTTGGCAACCACGACATCGGCTATGCGAGCAGCCCCGACGGCGGGATGACCTGGCATAACAATGAAGGACAGGTGATCGGTCGCACCGGCACCGACGACCTGATCACCGTCTACGATCCGCATGTCGTCGTCGATGTCGCGATCAACCGGGGCCTGATCAACCAGGAGGCGCAGACCTTCGACGGCAGCGGGCGCATCCACGTCATGACCAGCCAGTTCACCGACTCCGATCTCGCGGCGATCGGCGGCTGCCATACCGCGACCTACGAACAGCGCGCCGAGTACGCGCGGCCCTTCCACCACTGGCGCGATGAGGACGGCGACTGGCACACCACGATCCTGCCGTTCTACAGCAACAGCGCGGGCCGCACGAAGCTGTTGTTCGATCGGCACGACACGGCCTACCTGGTGCTGCCCGATGCACGCATCGCCGCCGCCACCTCGGCAGCGGAGTGGACCGACTGGCGGATCGTGTTCGAGGCCGAGGACGTCGATCCCATCGCCGAGCTGATCGTGGATCGGCAACGCCTCGACCACGACGGAGTGCTCAGCGTGGCCTATGTGGAGCGGGGCGAGCCCAACGCGCCATCGGCCTTCCGGGTAGCCGATTTCCGCATCCGCCCCGGCGGTAGGCCGGTGGACAAGGAGAACGAGCCGGAAGCGCCGCCGGTGCCCTACGAGGGCAGCGCGGGAGGCTGA
- a CDS encoding LysR family transcriptional regulator, which yields MADSYPSPHELRLLLAVERTGSFTGAAEELGLTQSAVSHAVRTIERKIGAVLFERGRTGSGPTDAGERALVHARHILRQYEVLQVEARGAANGRIGGPLRIAAFRTAALHLLPAALDRLASRHPELSPQVSIVRELGRGPMGEVADGRADVAVATLPEDVVPEPGLLVGELLREPYLFVYPTGHPAPRTLPLIDWDENCSAATLGWWSSQDWLPPAKITAADDGVVLQMVAQGLGMAILPKLSLTNAPAGVTITQLGDQAPTRRTVHLTSRAGAHSLGVRELVHALRATRDEQLTR from the coding sequence GTGGCCGACTCCTACCCCAGTCCGCACGAGCTACGTCTGCTGCTCGCAGTGGAGCGGACGGGCAGCTTCACCGGCGCCGCCGAGGAACTCGGACTCACCCAGTCGGCGGTCTCCCATGCCGTGCGCACCATCGAGCGCAAGATCGGCGCGGTCCTCTTCGAACGCGGCCGTACCGGGTCGGGCCCGACCGATGCGGGCGAGCGGGCCCTGGTGCACGCGCGACACATCCTGCGGCAGTACGAGGTGTTGCAGGTCGAAGCGCGCGGTGCCGCGAACGGACGGATCGGCGGGCCGCTACGAATCGCCGCGTTCCGCACCGCCGCCCTACACCTGCTGCCTGCTGCGCTGGACCGACTGGCCTCGCGGCATCCCGAGCTGAGTCCGCAGGTCTCGATAGTGCGAGAACTGGGCCGGGGCCCGATGGGCGAGGTCGCCGACGGCCGAGCCGACGTCGCCGTCGCCACCCTGCCCGAGGACGTCGTCCCGGAACCCGGGCTCCTCGTGGGCGAACTGCTGCGCGAGCCGTACCTGTTCGTCTATCCGACCGGTCATCCCGCGCCGCGCACCCTGCCGTTGATCGACTGGGACGAGAACTGCTCGGCGGCCACCCTCGGCTGGTGGTCGAGCCAGGACTGGTTGCCGCCCGCCAAGATCACGGCCGCCGACGACGGGGTCGTGCTGCAGATGGTGGCGCAGGGCCTCGGAATGGCGATCCTGCCGAAGCTATCGCTGACCAACGCGCCGGCAGGGGTCACCATCACGCAGCTCGGCGATCAAGCGCCGACTCGCCGAACCGTGCACCTGACCAGTAGGGCGGGCGCGCACTCGCTCGGTGTCCGAGAACTCGTGCACGCCCTCCGGGCCACCCGGGACGAGCAACTCACCAGGTAA
- a CDS encoding winged helix-turn-helix transcriptional regulator: protein MSGTNTDVPAVLAYELPNPVPTAELEICPVGGIFRRVGDRWSLILIALLGRRPYRYNELHRAIEGISQRMLTRTLRGLEIDGLVHREVFPTVPPSVEYRLTPLGSSLLGPVSALAEWAVRHEPDMAAARLRNGSVE from the coding sequence ATGTCCGGTACGAACACCGATGTGCCCGCCGTGCTTGCTTATGAGCTACCGAATCCGGTTCCGACCGCGGAATTGGAGATTTGTCCGGTCGGCGGGATCTTCCGGCGGGTCGGTGACAGATGGAGCCTGATTCTGATCGCCTTGCTCGGCCGCAGACCGTATCGATACAACGAACTGCACCGGGCGATCGAGGGGATCAGCCAACGAATGCTGACCAGGACGCTGCGTGGCTTGGAGATCGATGGCCTGGTGCATCGCGAGGTGTTCCCGACGGTGCCGCCGAGCGTCGAATACCGGTTGACTCCGCTGGGCAGCAGCCTGCTCGGTCCGGTGTCGGCGCTGGCCGAGTGGGCGGTACGACACGAGCCCGACATGGCGGCCGCCCGGCTGCGCAACGGGTCGGTCGAGTAG
- a CDS encoding alpha/beta fold hydrolase yields MPYAIAPDGCRIAYQVEGQGLPLVLLAGQSNNHHWWDGIREDFHATHQTITLDYRGTGDSDEPPGPYSTEGLADDVIAILDDLGVDRADVYGTSMGGRVAQWVAARHPDRVRRLVLGCTSPGRGHGIERDNSIRAALSDRDRAVVRQTLIDLMYTPAWQATHPGPHNTLGDRNLTSNARRAHLMASHRHDAWDALPQITAPTLVVHGTEDVFNPVANAPLLTERIPHARMQLIEGARHAYFEEFREVAGPLVRDFLAD; encoded by the coding sequence ATGCCGTACGCGATCGCCCCGGATGGCTGTCGGATCGCCTACCAGGTCGAAGGACAGGGCCTCCCACTGGTGCTGTTGGCCGGACAGTCCAACAATCACCATTGGTGGGACGGAATCCGGGAGGATTTCCACGCCACCCACCAGACGATCACCCTCGACTACCGGGGCACCGGGGACAGCGATGAGCCACCGGGTCCGTACAGCACCGAGGGACTCGCCGACGACGTGATCGCGATCCTCGACGATCTCGGCGTCGATCGCGCGGACGTGTACGGCACCTCGATGGGTGGGCGTGTCGCCCAATGGGTCGCCGCGCGGCATCCCGACCGGGTTCGACGTCTGGTGCTCGGCTGCACCTCGCCGGGCCGAGGCCACGGGATCGAACGCGACAACTCCATTCGCGCGGCGCTGTCCGACCGCGATCGGGCGGTGGTGCGCCAGACTCTGATCGACCTGATGTACACACCTGCCTGGCAGGCCACCCATCCCGGACCACACAACACCCTCGGCGATCGGAACCTGACCTCCAACGCCCGCCGCGCCCACCTGATGGCCAGCCACCGACACGACGCCTGGGACGCGTTGCCACAGATCACCGCGCCCACCCTGGTGGTTCACGGCACCGAGGACGTCTTCAATCCGGTGGCCAACGCGCCGCTGCTGACCGAGCGGATCCCCCACGCCCGGATGCAACTGATCGAAGGTGCCCGGCACGCCTACTTCGAGGAATTCCGCGAGGTGGCGGGCCCGCTGGTGCGGGATTTCCTGGCGGACTAG
- a CDS encoding S1 family peptidase, whose product MRARRLIGMFASLGTALALLVAGPTAAMGATHEAGQPAETLIVGGVDADQTYSFMVAATSRGGAYCGGTLIAPTWVVTAEHCLGGIDGVRVGSLHTGSGGETAGVAQKIANSQADIALLRLDRAVSATPAPLADTTGGNGAPLRLLGWGATCSPENCPPPQVLQQLDTSVVGISGPYIRVDNPGGDSGACFGDSGGPALRQGANGWELVGVTSSGPAICGTEPSNYTDATQFRNWIAQHTGI is encoded by the coding sequence ATGAGAGCACGCAGGTTGATCGGCATGTTCGCGAGTCTGGGAACCGCACTGGCACTGTTGGTGGCGGGCCCGACCGCCGCGATGGGTGCCACCCACGAGGCAGGACAGCCCGCCGAGACCTTGATCGTCGGCGGCGTCGACGCCGATCAGACCTACTCGTTCATGGTCGCGGCCACCTCGCGCGGCGGCGCCTACTGCGGCGGCACACTGATCGCCCCCACCTGGGTGGTGACCGCCGAACACTGCCTGGGCGGCATCGACGGCGTTCGCGTCGGCTCCCTGCACACCGGTAGCGGCGGCGAAACCGCCGGTGTGGCGCAGAAGATCGCGAACTCGCAGGCCGACATCGCCCTGCTCCGGCTCGACCGCGCAGTCTCGGCGACGCCCGCGCCGCTGGCCGACACGACGGGCGGCAACGGCGCTCCGCTACGGCTGCTCGGCTGGGGCGCGACCTGTTCCCCGGAGAACTGCCCGCCGCCGCAGGTCCTGCAACAGTTGGACACCTCGGTGGTCGGCATCAGCGGCCCCTACATCCGGGTCGACAACCCCGGCGGCGACAGCGGCGCCTGCTTCGGCGACTCCGGCGGCCCGGCGCTGCGCCAAGGCGCCAACGGCTGGGAGTTGGTCGGCGTGACCAGCAGCGGTCCGGCGATCTGCGGCACCGAGCCCTCGAACTACACCGACGCGACCCAGTTCCGAAACTGGATCGCCCAGCACACCGGGATCTGA
- a CDS encoding SDR family NAD(P)-dependent oxidoreductase translates to MPKQAPKNVVISGGSTGMGRATALERLARGDRVTVIGSNPTRGKALLDEAANPRLRFVCADLSTVAEVDRVVGEITEQHDRIDALGLFANRVRPKRVETADGWEATFALYYLSRYLLGRRLAPLLDASPRSVIINVAGVGNTAGGIHWADPQLTENYGTVRAQLQAGRANDLLGVSYAENADSTARYVLYHPGFTKSGAEAHPSALVSGMIKVLGTFFARPVAASVRPIVEWIEHPPAAALTAVDRGKPVDPTLKTLDPKEAARLAEYTAQLLRSTNTDSEAT, encoded by the coding sequence GTGCCGAAGCAGGCACCGAAGAACGTGGTCATCAGCGGGGGCAGCACCGGAATGGGCCGGGCCACGGCCCTGGAACGGCTGGCTCGCGGCGACCGCGTCACCGTGATCGGCAGCAATCCGACACGGGGAAAGGCACTGCTCGACGAGGCTGCGAATCCACGACTCCGCTTCGTGTGCGCCGATCTGTCCACCGTCGCCGAGGTCGACCGGGTGGTCGGGGAGATCACCGAACAGCACGATCGCATCGACGCCCTCGGATTGTTCGCCAACCGGGTGCGGCCGAAACGAGTCGAGACGGCGGACGGCTGGGAAGCGACCTTCGCGCTGTACTACCTGAGTCGTTATCTGTTGGGTCGTCGGTTGGCGCCGCTGTTGGACGCGAGCCCGAGGTCGGTGATCATCAATGTCGCGGGTGTCGGGAACACCGCAGGCGGAATCCACTGGGCCGATCCACAGTTGACCGAGAACTACGGAACGGTCCGCGCGCAACTCCAGGCGGGCCGGGCCAACGATCTGCTCGGTGTCTCCTACGCCGAGAATGCCGACAGCACCGCACGCTACGTGCTCTATCACCCCGGATTCACCAAGAGCGGCGCGGAAGCACACCCGAGTGCGCTGGTCAGCGGCATGATCAAAGTGTTGGGCACGTTCTTCGCCCGCCCGGTGGCGGCATCGGTCCGCCCGATCGTGGAGTGGATCGAGCATCCGCCCGCCGCCGCGCTCACCGCTGTCGACCGGGGCAAGCCGGTGGATCCGACGCTGAAGACCCTCGATCCCAAGGAAGCCGCCCGGTTGGCCGAGTACACCGCGCAGTTGTTGCGGTCCACGAACACCGACAGCGAGGCCACGTGA